Within Candidatus Tanganyikabacteria bacterium, the genomic segment CATCACGCCGTCAGACCTTGTACGTGTCCTCGCGCCTTCGTAAGACGCGCTGGATTTTCATCGTGTCGCCCTCCACCTTGAAGCGGACGCGCCAGGGACCTACCTTGAGCCGCATCTCCCTGTCCTTGCCCGTCAGACGGGTCACGTCACCGTGGCCGGTTACAGCAAACCGCTCGATCGCCCGTGCAACTCGCTCTCGGTCCTGCTCCTGGAGTGCCGCCGCATCCTTGATAGCCGCCGGGGACCACTCAAGAAGCACGGTCCAGGCCTAGCCGGCGCAACGCTTCCGCGTGCGGGACGCCTTCGCCGCGGGCAAACTCGGCCTCGGCTTCCGCGACGGCTTGGCGTTCCTCCTCGTCCTCGGGCTCGTCGTCGAGCGGGGCCGCGTCGAGCGCGGCGCTCACTGGGTCGTGTTGCCACCGGATGAATGCGATGAACCTTTCGACCGCGGCAATCTCGGCCTCGGGCAAGGCTTCGAGGCCTTCGAGCATCTTCATCAACCGCTCACGGTGGGTCATCGCTTGCTCCCGCGGCCGGGGCCGCTCGTCCTGGGCTCCATGCTCCTTGTTCCCTCTGGTGCCGTCAATTGTCGTTGAGTGCTGTTGAGTGTCGATGAGAAACGGGTACGATGGAGGTTGCGGCAAGTCAGCTTGAAGCCCTGTCCGTGAGGCGGGCCCATCACCTGCCCCTGCAGCCGGAGCTTGACTCCGGTGGTCAGCCAGACCGGGGTTGAAATCCCCAGGCCGGCAAGCCGTGATCGTCAGCTTGAAGCCTATCGGAAGGTAGGTCAGGGGATCTGGCTACCGGATTCCGGGGAGACTCGGATACGGGGCCAGGGTCCGGGAGTCCCGGCCCGGGATGCTGGCGATTTTAGCCCCTGCTCCCATCCCGAGGGGAAAGAAAAGACGCTCGGGATGCGAAGGCCGGTCGAGCGAACCCTTTGCCGGTACCTCGGGGGCAAGGCTTCCGCTCCTCCGCCGGAACGAGGAAGCGTAGGTCCGGCGGAAATAGGGCCGAGTGAGTCTGAACCCTCACCGGTTCCACCGGAAGCCTCGGCTTCCGCTCCCATCCTGGGACGAGAGAAGCTAGGCCCGGGATGCGTAGGCCCGGATGGGGGATAAACCCCGCCGGGATCGCCGGGGGCCAGGTCCCGGGTTCGCCAGTAGCACCAGGCACCGGACTCTGGTTCCGGCTCGTTTCGGACGTAAACTGGGCGCCTGGCGGATCCGGGGCTGTCTCGCTAGGACGGCGCGAACCCCCTGCGGAAGGAATCGCGCCGTCAGCAGTAGCGTACCCCGCGACGTTTCCGCTTCTTGGCGCATCAAGCGGCCTCCGAGCGGCCGGCCGTCAGGCTCGAAGCCCTCATGCTTGATGTGCGGAAGGCGGAAAAATTAAGCGCCGTTGGCGGACGACGGCCAGGGCGGGCAGGCCCGGGAGCGGTAGCTGCATCAGAGTGCGCTCCCGGCTTCCTGCCGCTCGCGCCAGCCGGCCGGGGCCAGCACCTTGCGCTGGTACACCTTGCCGGCTTCGAGCCCGCCGGTACCGTCCCCCACGATCCGATCCTCGGCGACAACCGGGCTGACCTCGGCGCGGCAGGCTTCGCAGTACGAGACGTGCTTGCCCCGCTCGGCCTCGGCGATGAACTCCTTTCCGCATCCCAGGCGCTCGCACTTGAAGCGGCGGGCGATCTTCTCGGGCGCCGGTCCCGCTTCCTTCGGCCGCGGTTCGAGGAAGCCCCTCCAGGGATGGCGGGTCGGGACGGCCGGGGCCGCCGGCAAGGGTAGCTGGTTGCCGGCCGGCTCAGGTTCCGGGTCCGCGGCCTTGTGCGCTTCCCGCTTGGCCGCTGCGCCCTTCCAGGCCCGGTCCAGGTTGCGCCGGCCATTGCAGGACGGGCAGACGGCCGCGAGCTTCCGCAAGCCGGAGGGCGTCCTGGCCGTCCGCACCTTGCCGCAGCCCTCGCAAGGCTTGGTGAGCGGCGCCGTCCGGGCCGTGTCCGGCTTGTCCCGCTTGGCCGCGGCTACCGGCGGGGTAGTCGGCTTGGGGACCGCGCGGGCTTCCCGGCCGGCCGGCCCGGGGGCGTTCGGTGGCCGAGTACTCGCGGCAGGGGTCGGCCTGGCTGCAGGTTGGCTCGCGGTTGGCGCCCGAGTCGCGGCCGGTGCGCTGCCCGCGAGCGCCGCGGTCGATACGGGCCTGCCGGCAAGGAGCAGCGATCCGGTACGTGCAGGCGGCGCGCCCGGGGCCGCGGCGGCGCGTACTTTCAACTCGAAAGCGGCCAGGTCGAGGGCCACGCGGGGATCGAGGCCTTCGGCGCGGACGACGGCCGCCAGGGTGGCCAGCACGTCGAGCCCGGCCGCGTCGAGCGTGCGGATCAGGCGGTACACGGCGATGCTCATCGGGGGGCCTCCTGGTGGTTGTCGCGGTACCCGGCCATTTCCCGCCACTCCGGCGAGTCGGCCGGCAGGATGACCGGGCCTTGCTCGTGCGGGTCGAGCGGGGCCAGGTCCTCGGGCGGGCGCCGGCCCCATCTGTCCGGGAACCGCCGTTCGAGGAGCCAGGCCGCGGCCTGCCAGGACTTGCCGGCGGCTTCGAGGATGTGCGCCAGGGCCTTGGCTTCGAGGTCGGCCTCCGCTTTTTTGAGGGTGTCCGAAAACCAGGTGAACTGCTCATCCCCGCTCTCGCCACGCTTGCACCAGTCGTACAGGGTGCTCCTGGCGATTCCGGCCTGTGCCGCGGCGGCCTCGCGGGATGCGCCGGCCCGGATGGCAGTCGCCACGATCTCGGCTGCCTCAGGTGTCAGCTTCGAGGGCCTACCCATCGGTGCGCCTCCTCATCCGTTCCACCAGGAGCGAGGAGCCAAGCGAATCGTACGGGAACGGCCAGCGCGGCTCGGCCTGGTCGGGCTTGGCTCCGAACCGGGCAGGCTCCTGGTAGCCGCACCGGCAGGCAAGCGGGACCTTCTCCCGCAACCAGTCGGCCTTGCCGCAAGCGGGGCAGGTCCCGAAGCACGAGCGCGGCGCGCGGGCCGGCTCGGGATCCTCGATCGCGATGCTCCGGGCCAGGATCAGGACTTGGAGGATCTCGGCCTTGTTGTCGCGGATGTAGTCCCGCTCCGCGGCGTCGAGCATCCTGGCGGGCCGGACGAAGATCCCGCCGTCCCGATCGGACAGGTGGATCCCGCGACCGGCCAGGCCGGCGATCACGTCGGCGGCGCTCATGCGATCCGCTCCTCGGACAGGTCGCCCCCGAAAGTTTCAGGATTGGATGTGTCAGAAGCGTCAGTCCCGTAAGGGGCCGCTCCGTTACTCGATCGTGCGGATGACGCTTCCGAGGTTCGATGTGTCAGGCGAGGGCTCGATGTGTCAGGCGCCTCCTGACGCATTGCAGGTATCCTGACGGATCCCGCCGCGGATGTGTCAGGCTCGAAAAGCGCTCGCTGCGTGGGTCCTGACACGTCTGACGCTTCTGACACGTTTTTTCCTGTCAGGTTCTTGGCCAGCTTCCATGTCCGTTTCGTCTCCGAATGGGAGTACCTCACCTCGATCCCAGTTGCCGCCAGGTCGGGCGCGAGCCTCCGCAGGCGGATCCCAAGGGCCTTGTGACTCCCGGGCCAGGCCTTACCCTTCCTCGCGTCGTC encodes:
- a CDS encoding helix-turn-helix domain-containing protein; the encoded protein is MGRPSKLTPEAAEIVATAIRAGASREAAAAQAGIARSTLYDWCKRGESGDEQFTWFSDTLKKAEADLEAKALAHILEAAGKSWQAAAWLLERRFPDRWGRRPPEDLAPLDPHEQGPVILPADSPEWREMAGYRDNHQEAPR
- a CDS encoding type II toxin-antitoxin system RelE/ParE family toxin, which gives rise to MLLEWSPAAIKDAAALQEQDRERVARAIERFAVTGHGDVTRLTGKDREMRLKVGPWRVRFKVEGDTMKIQRVLRRREDTYKV